In Flavobacterium okayamense, a single window of DNA contains:
- the htpG gene encoding molecular chaperone HtpG has protein sequence MSSGKINVSVENIFPLIKKFLYSDHEIFLRELVSNATDATLKLKHLTSIGEAKVEYGNPIIEVKIDAVGKKLHIIDQGLGMTAEEVEKYINQIAFSGAEEFLEKYKDSAKDSGVIGHFGLGFYSAFMVASKVEIITKSFKDEPAAHWTCDGSPEFTLEPHDKTERGTEIILHIAEDSLEFLEEGKIRELLTKYNKFMPIPIKFGTRKEALPKPEDAGDDYKTEYKDVDNIINNPNPAWTKQPSDLTDEDYKNFYRELYPMQFDEPLFNIHLNVDYPFNLTGILYFPKLSSDLQIQKDKIQLYQNQVFVTDNVEGIVPEFLTMLKGVIDSPDIPLNVSRSYLQADGNVKKISNYITRKVSDKLKSLFNENREDFEQKWNDIKIVLEYGMLSEPKFYEKAGDFVLYPTTEEKYYTLAELKEKLASNQTDKDGKLVVLYASNKDAQHSYIEAAIEKGYEVLLLDSPIVSHLIQKLEADNENLTFARVDADHLDKLIQKEENQISKLSDDEKEKLKTAIEGFVPKETYTVQMEALDSKSAPFMITQPEFMRRMKEMSQSGGGGMFGMGNLPEMYNLVVNTNSELASNILSNENEEVQKSLVKQALDLAKLSQGLLKGEELTAFVKRSFESLK, from the coding sequence ATGTCAAGTGGAAAAATTAATGTTTCGGTAGAAAACATATTTCCTTTAATTAAAAAGTTTTTATATAGTGATCACGAAATTTTTCTTCGTGAATTAGTTTCTAATGCAACTGATGCTACTTTAAAACTAAAACACTTAACAAGCATTGGAGAGGCAAAGGTTGAATACGGCAATCCTATCATTGAAGTGAAAATTGATGCCGTAGGTAAAAAACTTCATATCATCGATCAAGGCTTAGGAATGACAGCCGAGGAAGTTGAGAAATATATTAATCAAATTGCTTTTTCTGGTGCCGAAGAATTCTTAGAAAAGTATAAAGATTCTGCCAAAGATTCAGGTGTAATTGGTCATTTCGGTTTAGGATTTTACTCGGCTTTTATGGTTGCTAGTAAAGTGGAAATCATCACCAAATCATTTAAAGATGAACCAGCAGCACATTGGACATGTGACGGAAGTCCGGAATTTACGCTAGAGCCACATGATAAAACAGAAAGAGGAACTGAAATTATTTTACATATAGCTGAGGATTCGTTAGAATTTTTAGAAGAAGGAAAAATTAGAGAACTTTTAACTAAGTATAATAAGTTCATGCCAATTCCAATTAAATTTGGCACTAGAAAAGAAGCGCTACCAAAACCCGAAGACGCTGGTGATGATTATAAAACAGAGTACAAAGATGTTGATAATATCATCAATAATCCAAATCCTGCTTGGACGAAACAGCCTTCTGATTTAACAGATGAAGATTACAAGAATTTTTATAGAGAATTGTACCCAATGCAATTTGATGAACCTTTATTTAACATTCATTTGAATGTAGATTATCCGTTCAATTTAACTGGAATTTTATATTTCCCTAAACTATCTTCAGATTTACAAATTCAAAAAGATAAGATTCAATTATATCAAAATCAAGTTTTTGTAACAGATAATGTTGAAGGAATTGTACCAGAATTCTTAACGATGTTAAAAGGTGTTATCGATTCTCCAGATATTCCACTTAACGTTTCACGTTCCTATCTACAAGCTGATGGAAATGTAAAGAAAATTTCAAATTACATTACACGTAAAGTTTCCGATAAATTGAAATCATTATTCAATGAAAACCGTGAAGATTTTGAGCAAAAATGGAACGATATTAAAATTGTATTAGAATATGGAATGCTTTCGGAACCTAAGTTCTATGAAAAAGCTGGAGATTTTGTTTTATACCCTACAACAGAAGAAAAATATTACACTTTAGCCGAATTAAAAGAAAAACTAGCTTCAAATCAAACAGATAAAGATGGAAAGTTAGTCGTGTTATATGCTTCAAACAAAGATGCTCAACATAGTTATATTGAAGCTGCGATTGAAAAAGGTTATGAAGTATTATTATTAGATTCACCTATTGTATCACATTTAATTCAAAAATTAGAAGCGGATAATGAAAATCTAACTTTTGCTCGTGTAGATGCGGATCATTTAGACAAATTAATTCAGAAAGAGGAAAATCAAATTTCAAAATTATCTGATGATGAAAAAGAAAAACTTAAAACTGCTATAGAAGGTTTTGTTCCTAAAGAAACTTATACTGTTCAAATGGAAGCTCTAGATAGCAAATCAGCTCCATTTATGATTACGCAACCTGAATTCATGAGAAGAATGAAAGAAATGAGTCAATCAGGTGGCGGTGGAATGTTTGGCATGGGTAATTTACCCGAAATGTATAATTTAGTAGTAAATACCAATTCTGAATTAGCATCAAATATTTTATCAAATGAAAATGAGGAAGTTCAAAAATCACTTGTAAAACAAGCATTAGATTTAGCCAAACTTTCTCAAGGATTATTAAAAGGAGAAGAGTTAACTGCCTTTGTAAAAAGAAGTTTTGAAAGTTTAAAATAG
- a CDS encoding alpha/beta hydrolase, with the protein MKNFLLGVLLFSVFSFGQVDQKKALNIGDIITLKSIILVEHRNLNIVLPDDYNDEEKYPVIYLLDGSINEDLIHVTGLVQFFNLQFKMPKCIIVGISNLDRKHDFTFPTTDKDLKKDYPTTGGSENFIEFIEKELQPYINSNYRTNGKNYLIGQSLGGLLATEILIKKPNLFSHYLITSPSLWWDNQSLLELGKQVLPKNNYSEKYIYLAVGQQEHKIMVKDAKSLALLLSKIETKKTDFVIFPEENHATILHNSLYKAFSLLFPFTENK; encoded by the coding sequence ATGAAAAACTTTCTTTTAGGAGTGTTATTATTTTCAGTTTTCAGTTTTGGACAAGTAGACCAAAAAAAAGCTTTGAATATAGGAGACATAATAACATTAAAATCAATAATTTTAGTAGAACATCGAAATTTAAATATTGTTTTACCTGATGATTATAATGATGAAGAAAAATATCCTGTTATCTATCTATTAGATGGTTCAATAAACGAAGATTTAATTCACGTAACGGGTTTAGTGCAATTTTTTAATCTTCAATTTAAAATGCCAAAATGTATTATTGTTGGAATTTCTAATCTCGATAGAAAACACGATTTCACTTTTCCTACAACTGATAAAGATTTAAAAAAAGATTACCCAACAACAGGTGGCTCAGAAAATTTCATAGAATTCATTGAAAAAGAATTACAACCTTATATCAATTCAAATTACAGAACCAATGGTAAAAATTATTTAATTGGCCAATCACTTGGTGGATTATTGGCAACTGAAATTCTAATAAAAAAACCGAATCTATTTTCACATTATTTAATTACTAGTCCAAGTTTATGGTGGGACAATCAAAGCTTATTAGAATTAGGCAAACAAGTCTTACCAAAGAATAATTATTCAGAAAAATATATTTACTTGGCCGTTGGTCAGCAAGAACACAAGATAATGGTAAAAGATGCTAAATCACTTGCTTTATTGTTAAGTAAAATAGAAACCAAAAAAACTGATTTTGTAATTTTTCCTGAAGAAAATCATGCGACAATTTTACACAATAGTTTGTACAAAGCATTTTCATTATTATTCCCTTTTACAGAAAACAAATGA
- a CDS encoding GNAT family N-acetyltransferase, with product MNLQPILHNELVTLIPLQKGDFDELYNIASDELLWEQHPNNDRFKKEVFEEFFNKAIESKGAFKIIDTVSNQVIGSTRFYNYDANLKTIVIGYTFIDRSLWGTNYNSTVKHLMMDYAFHFVENIHFHVGETNFRSQKAVEKLGGKKIGEIKDDTSPKTNWIYEINKKSY from the coding sequence ATGAATTTACAACCAATATTACATAACGAATTAGTAACATTAATACCTTTACAAAAAGGAGATTTTGATGAATTATACAATATTGCTTCTGACGAATTGTTGTGGGAACAACATCCTAACAATGATAGGTTTAAAAAAGAAGTCTTTGAAGAGTTTTTCAACAAAGCAATAGAATCTAAAGGAGCATTCAAAATTATCGACACTGTATCCAATCAAGTTATTGGCTCGACTCGATTTTATAATTATGATGCAAATTTAAAAACTATAGTAATTGGTTATACATTCATCGATCGAAGCCTTTGGGGAACCAATTATAACTCCACAGTAAAACATTTAATGATGGATTATGCTTTCCACTTTGTAGAAAACATACATTTTCATGTTGGCGAAACTAATTTCCGCTCACAAAAAGCAGTTGAAAAACTAGGTGGAAAGAAAATTGGCGAAATAAAAGACGATACTTCGCCAAAAACAAATTGGATTTATGAAATAAATAAAAAGTCTTATTAA
- a CDS encoding outer membrane beta-barrel family protein, with product MKNLIPAFFLLILPNFLFSQTENDSIKSTELEEVILVKKKKAVEQKADRTIFDFSEQAHLNSGSVMEGLKKLPGLIVSDVAGMMYQGKQLEVFMDSRPLNIYSNELTSYLESLPANSIEKVEIITQPGAEFPATSGGAIINIITSKNAKNYLSATYSNGYSYTKYDDSRHRFNNSLLVSAKNSLFGWQIQIGQSYNEAYQRSNFFSPNEVISQNFSDRTNRFYFVKTGLKFDLGNDRLLVNYDFNTSNNRSTIDANGFGFVSSDLSKNKRNRNDVALNYQKRFEDRSKKLDFRFNYNNNQNDFDLTSLINGTAGLQNNYNQNFYQFKTDYSQELKLLDETKFSIGVLADKLDFVTESFDVKNLDYWRTTYAAYSEFQSTYKKFDFILGGRLESYKIKGETNTGLLTPFDLTRFFPNATIQYNIMPQVFFNANYNKKISLPNTSALNPNNTNYQNPNVSFFGNPNLDPTIFDNYEIRVSAFEYFYIGYSISDASNQVVNRIIETPGGAASVSVNAPKLKVHNFNFGLPLPYMLFLKGLKETLKFDFNPDEINFLYIYIGHQKHFLDGIDYKGFWNFNLMSQVQLPSKIKFTLNYNTSTTGGNYQYYAIQEPFSQQLDATFAKKFLSDNLSVSLYVNDIFNTNKQGLGAIGTDLQYYSKYDSRRIGFSLNYKIPTRNKLAKEDSNFLNSTKKEEGNEVLKN from the coding sequence ATGAAAAATTTAATACCTGCCTTTTTTTTATTAATACTACCTAATTTTTTATTTTCTCAAACAGAAAATGATTCAATAAAATCAACGGAATTAGAAGAAGTTATTCTTGTGAAAAAGAAAAAAGCCGTAGAGCAAAAGGCAGATCGTACCATTTTTGATTTTTCAGAACAAGCTCATTTAAATTCGGGTTCGGTTATGGAGGGTTTAAAAAAGCTTCCAGGCTTAATAGTTTCTGATGTTGCTGGTATGATGTATCAAGGTAAACAGTTAGAAGTATTTATGGATAGTAGACCATTAAATATTTATTCAAATGAATTGACTTCGTATTTAGAAAGTTTACCAGCAAATTCAATTGAAAAAGTTGAAATAATAACGCAGCCAGGAGCCGAATTTCCAGCAACATCAGGTGGTGCTATTATTAATATAATTACTTCCAAAAACGCTAAAAATTATCTATCTGCAACGTATTCAAACGGATATAGTTATACAAAATATGATGATTCTCGTCATCGTTTTAATAATAGTTTACTTGTTAGTGCAAAAAACAGTCTGTTTGGTTGGCAAATACAAATAGGACAAAGCTATAATGAAGCCTATCAAAGGAGTAACTTCTTCAGTCCAAATGAAGTAATTTCTCAAAACTTTTCCGATAGAACAAATCGTTTTTATTTTGTTAAAACCGGTTTGAAATTTGATTTAGGAAACGATAGATTGTTGGTAAATTATGACTTTAATACCAGTAATAATAGATCTACAATAGATGCTAATGGATTTGGTTTTGTTTCTTCTGATTTAAGTAAAAATAAAAGAAATCGAAATGATGTAGCATTAAATTATCAAAAACGATTTGAAGATAGAAGCAAAAAATTAGACTTCAGATTTAATTATAACAATAATCAGAATGATTTTGACTTAACTTCATTGATAAATGGAACTGCTGGTCTTCAAAATAATTATAATCAAAATTTTTATCAATTTAAAACAGATTATTCTCAAGAATTAAAGTTATTAGATGAAACAAAATTTAGCATTGGAGTTTTAGCTGATAAACTAGATTTTGTAACTGAGAGTTTTGATGTAAAAAATTTAGATTATTGGAGAACGACATATGCGGCTTATTCTGAATTTCAATCGACTTATAAAAAGTTTGATTTCATTTTAGGCGGAAGATTAGAATCCTATAAAATTAAAGGAGAAACAAATACTGGTTTATTAACGCCATTTGATTTAACCCGATTTTTCCCTAATGCTACAATACAATACAATATAATGCCGCAAGTGTTTTTTAATGCTAATTACAACAAAAAGATTAGTTTGCCTAATACTTCGGCTTTGAATCCTAATAACACAAATTATCAAAATCCAAATGTTTCATTTTTTGGTAACCCAAATTTAGATCCTACAATTTTTGATAATTATGAAATTAGAGTAAGTGCTTTTGAATATTTTTATATTGGATATTCTATTAGCGATGCAAGTAATCAAGTAGTAAATAGAATTATTGAGACACCAGGCGGAGCTGCAAGTGTTTCTGTAAATGCCCCAAAACTGAAAGTTCATAATTTTAACTTTGGATTACCATTGCCTTATATGTTATTTTTAAAAGGCTTGAAAGAAACCTTAAAGTTTGATTTCAATCCTGATGAAATTAATTTTTTGTATATTTATATAGGACATCAAAAACACTTTCTTGATGGAATTGATTATAAAGGTTTTTGGAATTTTAATTTAATGTCTCAGGTTCAGTTGCCTAGTAAAATTAAATTCACACTTAATTATAATACATCTACTACTGGAGGAAATTATCAATATTATGCCATTCAAGAACCTTTTAGTCAGCAATTAGACGCAACATTTGCAAAGAAATTCTTATCTGATAATTTATCTGTTTCATTATATGTAAACGATATTTTTAATACAAATAAACAAGGTTTAGGTGCAATTGGAACCGATTTACAATATTACAGTAAATATGATTCTAGGCGAATTGGTTTTTCATTGAATTATAAAATTCCAACTCGAAATAAATTAGCAAAAGAAGATTCAAATTTTCTTAATTCTACTAAGAAAGAAGAAGGAAATGAAGTATTAAAGAATTAG
- a CDS encoding DUF2721 domain-containing protein, giving the protein MILSLETPALLFSATSLILLAYTNRFLTIAQIIRNLKRNYEQEHSKSILLEIKNLNLRLTLIRYMQLFGVMCLFISVFAMLMLFLEQQLIGIYLFGLSLLCLLVSLALSFWEISISVKALKIHLEDLK; this is encoded by the coding sequence ATGATTTTATCCTTAGAAACTCCGGCGCTACTTTTCTCAGCTACTTCATTGATACTTTTAGCTTACACAAATAGGTTTTTAACAATTGCACAGATTATTAGAAATTTAAAAAGAAATTATGAGCAAGAACATTCTAAAAGTATATTATTAGAAATTAAAAACCTTAATCTACGCTTAACATTAATTCGTTACATGCAATTATTTGGAGTAATGTGTTTGTTTATATCTGTTTTTGCAATGTTAATGCTTTTCTTAGAACAACAGTTAATTGGAATTTATTTATTTGGACTTTCACTATTATGTCTATTAGTTTCATTAGCATTATCTTTTTGGGAAATTAGTATATCGGTTAAAGCATTAAAAATTCATCTTGAAGATTTAAAATAA
- a CDS encoding murein L,D-transpeptidase catalytic domain-containing protein produces MKDYNAFHKEALAFCKENKFDESYYFLVDLSLHSGKSRFFIYDFDAEKVIDKNLVTHGSCDQFEDNLHKWQNVKFDSRVNSHCSMKGKYKIGDRDVSSWGIKTKYWLHGLEETNETAVKRVVVLHSWNAVKNKEIYPRYSPLSWGCPAVSNEFMYKLDDKLKNTEKPVLLWIIE; encoded by the coding sequence TTGAAAGATTATAACGCTTTTCATAAAGAAGCTTTAGCATTTTGTAAAGAAAATAAATTTGATGAGTCCTATTATTTTTTGGTTGATTTGAGTCTTCATTCTGGTAAAAGCAGATTTTTTATTTATGACTTTGATGCTGAGAAAGTAATTGATAAAAATTTAGTTACCCATGGAAGTTGTGATCAATTTGAAGATAATTTACATAAATGGCAAAATGTAAAATTTGATAGTAGAGTTAATAGTCATTGTTCAATGAAAGGGAAATATAAAATAGGGGATAGAGACGTTAGTTCATGGGGAATAAAAACAAAGTATTGGCTACATGGGTTGGAAGAAACTAATGAAACTGCTGTAAAAAGAGTAGTGGTGTTACATTCTTGGAATGCCGTAAAAAATAAAGAGATTTATCCGAGATATTCTCCATTAAGTTGGGGCTGTCCTGCAGTTTCTAATGAGTTTATGTACAAGTTAGATGATAAATTAAAAAATACTGAAAAACCCGTCTTACTTTGGATAATAGAATAA
- a CDS encoding EamA family transporter has protein sequence MSNNNILKGAVLVGLGASSYGMLATFVKLAYKENFTTAEVTTAQFVYGILGILIIMAFQKTKKQKEEIKITKKHIVQLLLAGTSLGLTSVFYYLCVKYINVSIAIVLLMQTVWMGVLLEWFLDKKAPSFQKIIAVVIVLIGTLLATNIINSEFTLDWRGLAFGILAAASFTTTMFTANKIAVGVNNAKRSLYMLLGGAIIIAIFTLISQQTPFNFEIFAKWGILVALFGTIIPPILMNAGFPITGIGLGSIVSSLELPVSVSMAFFILNEQVILSQWFGIVLIITAIVIMNLKLKSKI, from the coding sequence ATGTCGAATAATAATATTTTAAAAGGAGCTGTATTAGTTGGATTAGGCGCTTCTAGTTATGGAATGTTAGCAACATTTGTAAAGTTAGCATACAAAGAAAACTTTACAACTGCTGAAGTTACAACTGCGCAATTTGTATATGGTATTTTAGGAATACTTATTATCATGGCTTTTCAAAAAACTAAAAAACAAAAAGAAGAAATAAAGATTACAAAAAAGCACATTGTCCAATTATTACTTGCTGGAACATCTTTAGGTCTAACAAGTGTTTTCTACTATTTGTGTGTTAAGTACATAAACGTATCTATTGCAATAGTATTATTAATGCAAACGGTTTGGATGGGTGTTTTATTAGAATGGTTTTTAGATAAAAAAGCGCCTTCTTTCCAAAAAATTATAGCCGTAGTCATTGTACTAATTGGAACATTATTGGCAACAAATATTATAAATAGTGAGTTTACTTTAGATTGGAGAGGATTAGCTTTTGGAATTTTAGCAGCCGCTTCATTTACTACGACTATGTTTACTGCAAATAAAATAGCTGTTGGTGTAAATAATGCTAAAAGAAGCTTATACATGCTTTTAGGTGGCGCAATTATCATTGCTATTTTCACATTGATTTCGCAACAAACACCTTTTAATTTTGAAATTTTTGCAAAATGGGGAATATTAGTTGCTTTATTTGGTACAATTATCCCTCCTATTTTGATGAATGCAGGTTTTCCCATTACAGGAATTGGCTTAGGCAGTATTGTTTCTTCTCTTGAATTACCAGTTTCGGTTTCAATGGCATTTTTTATTCTTAACGAACAAGTCATTTTATCACAATGGTTTGGTATTGTTTTAATCATTACAGCAATTGTAATTATGAACTTAAAACTCAAGAGTAAAATATAG
- the aqpZ gene encoding aquaporin Z: MRKLFAELFGTFWLVFGGCGSALFAAGIPDLGIGFAGVALAFGLTVLTMAYAVGHISGGHFNPAVTIGLWISGRFNSKEIAPYILSQCVGAILAATFLYLILSGKEGFSIDATQAGAFASNGYDSFSPQNYAMVSAFIAEFVLTMFFIIIIIGATDKLANTKFAGLAIGLALTLIHLISIPITNTSVNPARSLSQALFVGGEPLMQLWLFWVAPILGALLGGLLYKNLLQDNK; the protein is encoded by the coding sequence ATGAGAAAATTATTTGCCGAATTATTCGGAACTTTTTGGTTAGTTTTTGGCGGTTGTGGTAGCGCTTTGTTTGCTGCCGGAATTCCAGATTTAGGGATAGGCTTCGCTGGTGTAGCATTAGCATTTGGTTTAACAGTTTTAACAATGGCTTATGCTGTAGGTCATATTTCAGGAGGACATTTTAATCCAGCGGTAACAATAGGACTTTGGATAAGTGGAAGATTTAATTCTAAAGAGATTGCTCCCTATATACTTTCGCAATGTGTTGGCGCTATTTTAGCAGCAACATTTTTATATTTGATTTTATCAGGAAAAGAAGGATTCTCAATAGATGCAACCCAAGCAGGGGCATTTGCAAGTAATGGTTATGATTCATTTTCTCCACAAAACTACGCAATGGTAAGTGCATTTATTGCCGAATTTGTCTTAACAATGTTTTTTATTATTATTATAATTGGAGCAACAGACAAACTTGCTAATACAAAATTTGCGGGATTAGCGATTGGTTTAGCTTTAACTTTAATCCACCTAATCTCTATTCCAATAACTAATACATCTGTAAATCCTGCTCGTTCATTATCACAAGCTCTATTTGTAGGAGGCGAGCCTTTAATGCAACTTTGGTTGTTTTGGGTTGCACCAATTTTAGGAGCATTACTTGGCGGTTTGCTTTATAAAAATCTTTTACAAGACAATAAATAA
- a CDS encoding alpha-ketoglutarate-dependent dioxygenase AlkB family protein, translating to MNLFENDKIILPLSDGIFEYYPSFFNSEKANELFYLLKKDITWQQDSITLFGKTHLQPRLTALYGNNGKSYKYSNVVMHPKNFTPLLTHIKEEIEAICHENFTTVLLNLYRDGNDSNGWHSDNEKELGRDPIIASLSLGEERSFHIKNNTKEEKFKLNLEPGSLLLMKQGSQVHYKHQIPKTQLSKKPRINLTFRTIL from the coding sequence ATGAATCTTTTTGAAAATGATAAAATAATTTTACCACTATCGGATGGTATTTTTGAATATTACCCAAGTTTTTTTAATTCTGAAAAAGCTAATGAATTATTTTATTTACTAAAAAAAGATATTACTTGGCAACAAGACTCAATTACACTATTTGGAAAAACACATTTACAACCAAGACTTACAGCCCTATATGGAAATAACGGAAAAAGCTATAAATATTCAAATGTTGTAATGCATCCAAAAAATTTCACTCCATTATTAACTCACATAAAAGAAGAAATAGAGGCAATTTGCCACGAAAACTTCACAACAGTTTTACTTAATTTATATAGAGATGGAAATGACAGCAATGGTTGGCATTCCGATAATGAAAAAGAACTTGGAAGAGACCCAATAATCGCTTCATTAAGTTTAGGAGAAGAAAGGAGTTTTCATATAAAAAACAATACAAAAGAGGAAAAATTTAAATTGAATCTTGAACCCGGAAGCCTTTTACTAATGAAACAAGGCTCTCAAGTACATTATAAACATCAAATTCCAAAGACTCAATTATCTAAAAAACCAAGAATAAATTTGACGTTTAGAACAATTCTTTAA
- a CDS encoding TIGR03643 family protein, with translation MKKKKISELDNETLERIVTMAQEEKKPFEVIKEEFGVNENDVTELMRKKISKDAFETWKKKATASKPKPKPQRFNDIEDDDLDTKYYFKNKFD, from the coding sequence ATGAAAAAGAAGAAAATTTCAGAATTAGACAATGAAACTTTAGAGCGAATTGTCACTATGGCACAAGAGGAAAAAAAACCTTTTGAAGTAATTAAAGAAGAATTCGGAGTAAATGAAAATGATGTAACCGAATTAATGCGAAAAAAAATATCAAAAGATGCTTTTGAAACTTGGAAAAAGAAAGCGACTGCATCTAAACCAAAACCAAAACCTCAACGATTTAATGATATTGAAGATGATGATTTAGACACTAAATACTACTTTAAAAATAAATTTGACTAA
- a CDS encoding peptidase M61 codes for MKKIILSIALVSLLWSCKPTATTTRNDVDVTIDLVNVKDDKVMVTIVPPTMTTETTTFMIPKTVPGTYSEDNYGRFIENVKAFDAKGNTLSIAKLDENSYKINNAKSLAKITYWVNDSFDTETGGHFSGESTDVFSPAGTNIKAGENFMLNTHGFVGYFGDKTEAPYKLTITHPSSLLGVSAMTDTDASETSDVFYSSKYATLVENPLMYSKPDFTSFMVDDMEIIISVYSPNAKYTAKDITPNMETMMKAQKRFLGEMNTTKKYAILLYLSDMQANDAKGFGALEHPTSTTVVMPEMMGLEMLQEQLKDVVSHEFFHIVTPLTVHSNEIQYFDFNNPQMSEHLWMYEGVTEYFANLFQVNQGLIDQDEFFERMAGKIRQSRQMNDKMSFTKMSKNVLEAPYKDQYINVYQKGALIAMCVDIIIRENSNGERGILDLMNKLSQEFGTSKAFKDNELFGRITELTYPEVGVFLQMYVAGETPINYDEFFAKMGVTEATVETTGNPFLKGGQVPYITVDPSTKEIKILPSIELNEFMTTLGLKNDDKILAVNGTNYNLDNIYDLVMSSMNWKDGEDITMKINRDGKDMDIKGKIVMPKEKKDGYQATDDNKKALREAWLRG; via the coding sequence ATGAAAAAAATAATCCTTTCAATTGCATTAGTAAGTTTATTGTGGAGCTGTAAACCTACTGCAACTACAACTAGAAATGATGTTGATGTTACTATTGACTTAGTAAACGTAAAAGACGACAAAGTGATGGTTACAATTGTTCCACCAACAATGACAACCGAAACAACTACTTTCATGATTCCTAAAACTGTACCAGGAACATATTCTGAAGACAATTATGGTCGTTTTATTGAAAATGTAAAAGCATTTGATGCAAAGGGTAATACGTTATCAATCGCAAAATTAGATGAAAACTCATATAAAATAAACAATGCAAAATCATTGGCAAAAATAACATATTGGGTAAACGATTCATTTGATACTGAAACTGGTGGACATTTTTCTGGTGAAAGTACAGATGTTTTTTCACCTGCAGGAACAAACATTAAAGCAGGAGAAAACTTTATGTTAAATACTCATGGATTTGTTGGGTATTTCGGAGACAAAACAGAAGCACCATACAAATTGACTATTACACATCCTTCTAGTTTATTGGGAGTTTCTGCAATGACAGATACTGATGCAAGCGAAACTTCAGATGTATTTTATAGTTCAAAATATGCTACTCTAGTAGAAAATCCATTAATGTATTCTAAACCTGATTTTACTTCTTTCATGGTTGATGATATGGAAATTATAATTAGTGTATATTCTCCAAATGCAAAATATACTGCTAAGGACATTACACCTAACATGGAAACTATGATGAAAGCGCAAAAGCGTTTTCTTGGTGAAATGAATACAACTAAAAAATATGCTATCTTATTGTACTTATCAGATATGCAAGCTAATGACGCCAAAGGTTTTGGAGCTTTAGAGCACCCAACATCGACAACTGTTGTAATGCCTGAAATGATGGGATTAGAGATGTTACAAGAACAATTAAAAGATGTAGTTTCTCATGAGTTTTTCCATATTGTAACTCCATTAACAGTTCATTCAAATGAAATTCAATATTTTGACTTCAACAATCCTCAAATGTCGGAACATTTATGGATGTATGAAGGAGTTACTGAATATTTTGCTAATTTATTCCAAGTTAATCAAGGATTAATTGATCAAGATGAATTCTTTGAAAGAATGGCTGGAAAAATCCGTCAATCAAGACAAATGAATGACAAAATGAGTTTTACTAAAATGAGTAAAAACGTATTAGAAGCACCCTATAAAGATCAATATATAAATGTTTACCAAAAAGGAGCTTTAATTGCGATGTGTGTTGACATTATTATTCGTGAGAATAGCAATGGTGAAAGAGGAATTTTAGATTTAATGAATAAACTTTCTCAAGAATTTGGTACTTCAAAAGCATTTAAAGATAACGAATTATTTGGTAGAATTACTGAATTAACTTATCCAGAAGTTGGTGTATTTTTACAAATGTATGTAGCTGGAGAAACACCAATCAATTACGATGAATTTTTCGCTAAAATGGGAGTAACTGAAGCAACTGTTGAAACTACTGGAAACCCTTTCTTAAAAGGAGGACAAGTTCCTTACATCACTGTTGATCCTTCAACAAAAGAAATAAAAATTTTACCAAGTATTGAACTTAATGAGTTTATGACAACTTTAGGTTTAAAAAATGATGATAAAATTTTAGCTGTTAACGGTACAAACTACAACTTAGATAATATCTATGATTTAGTAATGAGCAGCATGAACTGGAAAGATGGTGAAGATATTACAATGAAAATTAACCGTGATGGAAAAGATATGGATATCAAAGGTAAAATTGTAATGCCAAAAGAGAAAAAAGACGGGTATCAAGCAACTGACGATAATAAAAAAGCATTACGCGAAGCTTGGTTAAGAGGATAA